One window from the genome of Megalobrama amblycephala isolate DHTTF-2021 linkage group LG4, ASM1881202v1, whole genome shotgun sequence encodes:
- the dpm2 gene encoding dolichol phosphate-mannose biosynthesis regulatory protein, whose amino-acid sequence MATGADQAVGFGLVGFSLLLFTYYTIWVIVLPFVDGDHVIHSYFLPREYSVILPGVAALILLLCVGTFIGVITWKNRKPKKVD is encoded by the exons GCAACTGGAGCAGATCAAGCTGTTGGCTTTGGACTTGTTGGCTTTAGTCTGTTACTGTTCACGTATTACACTATTTGGGTCATAGTCTTg CCTTTCGTAGACGGTGACCATGTGATCCACAGCTATTTTCTTCCACGAGAATATTCAGTCATACTTCCTGGAGTCGCAGCATTAATCCTCTTACTTTGTGTTG GCACCTTCATAGGAGTCATAACATGGAAGAATCGAAAGCCTAAGAAAGTTGATTAA